ATCTCGCTGGATGACGACACGTGGGTCCCGGAGGAACTGCGGGCGGGGTACAGACTGCTAAGGCCTGTCTCTCCGGCGATTCTTCGCGGTAAGGCGATTGCCGGAAAATGGCATACCGGATTGCGCCGGATGTTCGTTCGTCATCAAGGCGCGACAACGTGGCCGCTCGCAGATCCACAAGGGGATTGTTCTTGAATACGAGGCGACAATAGGGGACAGTAGCGTCATTGACGGGTCGTTGCCGACCCTTGTTTTTCACTGAGGCGATTGCCGGAAA
The nucleotide sequence above comes from Gammaproteobacteria bacterium. Encoded proteins:
- a CDS encoding DUF1992 domain-containing protein, with translation MWLIDQIAERHIAPAIEWGELDGLPGAGEPISLDDDTWVPEELRAGYRLLRPVSPAILRGKAIAGKWHTGLRRMFVRHQGATTWPLADPQGDCS